A genome region from Cardiocondyla obscurior isolate alpha-2009 linkage group LG14, Cobs3.1, whole genome shotgun sequence includes the following:
- the LOC139108060 gene encoding uncharacterized protein: MTITCVRRFLIILAVFLCYYHSWVDAVNCRKYPFHPDCRGVAAKKRSVPLPVMRAINCDEGDCRVPRLMIAIFDNTLYRSNEVYLPNFESNSIHLRNGKNRIRLENPKGATYLNDY; the protein is encoded by the exons ATGACAATC ACATGTGTGCGGcgatttttaatcattttggCTGTTTTTCTGTGCTATTATCATTCATGGGTCGATGCAGTGAACTGCAG GAAGTATCCTTTTCACCCGGATTGCCGAGGTGTAGCGGCAAAAAAACGTTCTGTACCGTTGCCTGTTATGCGCGCTATAAATTGCGACGAAGGAGATTGTCGGGTCCCCAGATTAATGATTGCGATTTTTGACAAC ACTCTTTACAGGAGCAATGAAGTTTATTTACCTAACTTTGAATCAAACTCAATCCATTTAAGAAACGGCAAGAACAGAATTCGGTTGGAGAACCCGAAAGGTGCAACATATTTGAACGATTATTGA